ATAGACCTACTCTGTGGAACGGAAGTGCCCTAGCTGCTTTGTTTTTGTAGCACTTGCTGgctgaatttttcttttgctaattGCTAACCAGAAAGTCTGGTTAGAGGGGGCTCAACTCAATCCCTTTGGTCCCCAGAGCCAGACGAGTTAATTCTGGAAAATTGAGTACTTGAATGTACCTGCCTTATTGCATACCAATttactggggggaaaaaaaatttagtgaTGCCGGCTCCAGATCTCCACTTCATTCACAGGTGATTTTGGAAATCCTATAAGTTACACTTCCtgttctggttttgttttgttttttgtttcctttggctGATTCCTGCTGAGTGAGGCCAGTTCCTCATCAGGCTCAGGGCAGGTGCCATTTTCAGGCGTGGCCTCCTTTCCATCTAGCACAGCATCTTTGTCTCTGTTCTGTCTCCTCCAAATCCAAGATGATTTTAATTAGTACAGACATGTACAGTCTACAATTAAAGAGTGATTTGTACTAATATGATTTTGATCTTCTTCCTCTTTGCTGTCCTTTCAAGACACTTGCTGGAAAAAGCTTTAATGCACTTAGTTTTCCTTTAGGTTTTCTATGACTCCGCTGTAAAGGACTTTCTCTGTACAGTATATTATCCAATGCATGTTTGTTCTCTCTCCTGATATATTGAACACCACACAGTTGTGAAGCCGCGCAGTGGGGATGCCCCACACCCCACAGAGGCATCTACCCCTGTGTATAAGGAAAGACATTTTCCTTTGCTGTACTTGCTTGAGCAGTTTTATTGTCTGTACATGTGAGCTGTGTGAGATAGATGTGAAAAGTTCAAATGAATGCATTTTCCTGCCCCATGTATACAGATTGTCATCTGTACAATGAACTGTATGTATGAAAGCAAATGTACTTATTTATAAATGGCTAACACTTGGAAAACCATGGTGTTGTGATGCTTCTCTCCTTCCATTACAGCCTCTTCAGGGAGCTGGCTTTTAGGCTTACCCTCCTGAGGATGCAGTGATGGGGGCACCCTCCCTCAGGAGGAATTGGGCAGGTTAGGGCTAAGGCCAAATTCCCGATGATTTGCTTGGTCTCTTGTGGGACATTCAGAGCCACCCCTTTGTGCATTTATTCGCTCGGTCACATTAttgagcacctcttctcctcagAGTCGGACACTGTGGTAGGTCCTTGAGAGAGCTGTGGACAAGAGATGCCGTTCTAAGGAGCTGTCAGCACAGGCTTGTGACATTTGTTGAGAAAGGGAGGCTTTTTCTTCACTGGAGAAGAGGTTTCTCTCTAGCTATACCCAGGGAGCACTGAGCTCTTGTTTCATTTTGTAGCTGAAGCTGCACCCAATCCGGCCACCCTACCAAAGCCAAGGCTGAGGTGGCCGCCAGCTTGAGTGGCTGTGTTTAGAGGCTGCATGCTGAGAGGGTAGCGAGCAGAGGGCACAGCTCCCACTGCAGACCTAAGGGCTTCGTCACAGCTGGAGGCCCACAGCTTCCAGGGGCTTTGTCTTTTCATCAGAAATCTGGTCGAACTCCAGTCTTCACCATATAGAGAGCTAGGCAGCTGCATTGTGAATGGAAAAGTGGCAGGTTTCCTGCAACTGGCTGGAGACCAAATACCTTCTAAAAGGGagcagggggtgggggcggggagcaGCACTGAGCCTGCAGCCTTTCCTGTTTAACTGCTACCTCTATGTTTACTTCAGGGACAAGCCAGGAGGGAGACCACTTCCTCTTGACATCAGATTTGTGCTAAACAAACATTCCTGCTGTGCATACCTGCATTTCCCAAAGCCTGGGGAAGCAGACAAACTCCACGCAACACACAGCCCAGCCTAGACACCACAATTGCCTTCAAAGAGAAGAGGGGACTCTGGCAGCAGCCACCTGCTCAATCTCAAAACCATTCCTGGGCTGCTCcagttatttcattaaaaaatgggtaagtcaggaccaggtgcggtggctcacgcctgtaatcccagcattttggaaggccgaggcgggcggatcacgaggtcaggagatcgagaccatcctggctaacacggtgaaaccccgtctctactaaacaaaatacaaaaaattagccaggcatggtggcaggcgcctgtagtcccagctactcgggaggctgaggcaagagaatggcgtgaacccaggaggcagagcttgcagtgagccgagatcgcgccactgcacttcagcctgggtgacacagcgagattccatctcaaaaaacaaaaaacaaacaaaaaaaagtcattggCAAAACCCtagctttttaatttacattttctttttgctttttttttttttttttttttttgagacagtctctgtcacccaggctagagtgcaatggcgtgatctcggctcactgcaaccttctcctcccaggttcaaacaatcttcctgcctcagcctctctagtagctggaattacaggcacccgccaccacgcccagcgaatttttatatttttagtagagacagggtttcgccatgttgccaaggctggtctcaaactcctgacctcaagtgatccacctacctcagcctcccaaagtgctggaattacaggcataagccactgtgacCGACctagatgttttgttttgttttgttttgtttttagatggagtctcactctgtcacccaggctggagtgcagtggtgtgatcatagctcactgcagcctcgacctcctgactcaagtgatccacccacctcagcctcccaagtacctgggaccacagtgcatgccaccatgccctgctaatttttgttttgttttgcagagatggagtcttgttatgttgcccaggctggtctcaaactcctggcctcaagctgtcctcccaccttggcctctcagagtgctgggattacaggcatgagccaccacacctggccaaacccCCAGCTTTTTAAGAAGTCCTGGGACAttggaggaaaggaaaaggaatgattcatttaaaaaaactattaataCTTCTTAAAAAGAATTTACCCTCAACCTTAATAAAAAGCTACTCAGAGTAGAAGCAAACAGCAAACTAAGCAGAAGTCTGTGTAGATCCTCTGGAGCACCAAGTCAGATTTTCTTCCCCTGGTTATCTGCTCACGGGTACCCTTTGGTAACTGCAGGCAGACACAGTACGCACGTGCACATGGTGGCCAGACTCCCCTGCGGTCGGCTGGGAACGAATGGGTAGGCGAACCAGCGGGGAATGGAGTCACCCtctttcagctttaaaaacaagCTGGAGGAGCTTGGAGTCTTGGCAGCCGAGTTATTCCATTCTCAGGAATAAGATGGGGCATTGATAACAGGTATCGTGTCTGGAATGCCCTGTGATAAAGAGACAGCCCGCATAGAAGAGAAGGTGCTCAGAGTCCATTCTAACAGGCATCCTCCTGGGAGGTCCACTGTGTCCCAGACACTGTGATAGGGACTTCACCTATGTTCCCTAATGTATTCCTCACACCTCGACAGACGACACTGCTATCTCCAAAACAAATGCAGAAGCAGATCCTGAGAGTTGAGGTTGCTCAGGGTCACAGAGGCACAGGTAGGCCTCTGAATCAGAGCCGCACTGACAGCTCTTCCCTCCACCACGCTGCCTCCTCTCTCAGAAGGGATGATCTGAAAAGAGCAAGCAACCCGAATGGCGCCCCACGGAGCGCAGGCGCTGGGTCCGGGAAGATGGCTTGGGAAATGCCGTGTGCTTGTTTGGAGAAATAACTCTATGCCCCAGCCAAGAGGAGTCGCTTTGGGACCCCAGTAAGAAAATGAGGTCCCTGCTGTTATCCAGCCGGAGATTGGTAGAGGAAGAGGTGAAGTGGCTCTCTGGAGAGGGAGGCATCATCCCTTGGTGACTGGAATCACTTCAATATTCAGAGAGACCCATAAGATTCAGAggctggtgaaaaaaaaaaaaaaaaacccagaaatgagATGCTGACTGAGGAACCAGTTTGTGACATGTATCAAGCCATGTGCAATGAATGCTTTTCAATAAATAAAGGCCCAcactcagctgggtgtggtggctcacacctgtaatcccagcactttgggaggccaaggcgggtggatcacctgaggtctgagttcgagaccagcctgaccaacatggagaaaccccatctctactaaaaatacaaaaattagctgggtgtggtggcacatgcctataatcccagctactcaggaggctgaggcaggagaatcgcttgaacccgggaggcggaggttgcagtgagctgagattgcgccattgcatgccagcctgggcaacaagagcaaaactccgtctcaaaaaaataaaaataaaggtccACACGGAAGCCTTGATTCAGGAGGGACTCTACAGGTGCCCTAAGGAAAAGATCTCTCCGCCCTGGCTCCTACACATTAGAGACCAGCTACAATACAGAAGACAAAGTTGAGACCAATGCGGGGAAGCAGGGACTCCTGTTACCTTATTAGAGGATTTGCTGTTGGGTCCCTTTAAATAGTGAGCTCTGGTGagtttttaaattgctttaagcaggggtccccagccccAGGGCCACAGACCAGTATGGGTCCGTGGCTGTTAGAACCTGGCTGCACagtaggaggtgagcagcagcagGTGAGCatgaccacctgagctccacctcctgtcagatcagctgcagcattagagtctcataggagtgcagaccctattgtgaattgcgcatgcgagggatctaggttgcgtgctccttagCAGAATCGAATGCCTGATGATctatcactgtctcccatcacctccagatgagactgtctagttgcaggaaaacaagctcagggctcccactgattctacattatggtaagttgtataattatttcattatctatTAATTACCatgtaataatataaaatgcacaataaatgtaatgtgcttgaatcatcccaaaactatcccccacccccagccctggtctgtggaaaaactgtcttccacaaaacctgtGCCtgctgccaaaaaggttggggaccattgCTTTAAGTGACAAGCCACAAAGTGCACAGTGCAATCCCACCCAAATTTGCCAAAAACACACCTTCTGCCTGACCCACGTACATGGATCTAAAGTGgaatctcggccgggcgcggtggctcacgcctgtaatcccagcactttgggaggccgaggcaggcggatcacaaggtcaggagttcgagaccatcctggctaacacggtgaaaccccgtctctactaaaaatacaaaaaattagccgggtgaggtggcaggcgcctgtagtcccagctacgcgggaggctgaggcaggagaatggcatgaaccccggggggcggagcctgcagtgagccgagatctcgccactgcactccagcctgggtgaaagagcgagactccttctcaaaaaataaataaataaataaagtggaatCTCAGCTTGTTCCAAAAGCTTTGCTCCTCTTCTTAAGGATCAAAAAGACTGATTTCAAAGGGAAAGGGGCCCATTAAACACTGGGGGACCCTCCTTGCCAAGGCTCTTATCAGGCTCTTGCAGCTCCGCCCTCCAGGCCGCCCTCTCAGGCTGAGAGCAAAGGGCTTATCTAACCATGTGGAAACACTGCCTCTGCTGGGTCGGGACTGGACAACCGCTGGGCCTTTTCAGACCCTAGGCCAtgatcaatatcactaatcacttTACCTTCTGTGCCCAGCCTGCGGATATTCAATTTCTCTCAGGCCTAGAGCTAACGTCATGTTTCTGGCTGCTAAAAGCTCTGGCTCCTTTCATTACCACAGTAAAGGAAGATAACAGGCAAGAGGGTCTGCTGTAGACATTTATTGAATCATCTGTTGCACCAACAGCACATTGTATTTCACAGAAGATTGGCCACaggcaaaataaaataacccaCCACAAATCTGCTTCTGGGCGCCTTCTTCAGCTCCTTAGTCATCCACTGTTCACTTTGGCAAACAGACCAGTTTACAGACTTTCGTTGCAAATCTAAGGTTCCATTTCTCTCTGTAGCATTCTGGCTAGGGAGAGACACGATTGTACTTTGGTAGTTTGTCTAAGGTGGAGTTTTCCCACATGTAAACATTTCACTACACAAGTGTGTGCCAGCTGATTAAAGAACTGACGGCACCCCTACCCCTGAAGAGTGTACAGTCTAAACAGGAGGCGAACACTGTCATCCGGACAAGCTGAGAGGAGGCGGGGAAAGGGGCTCGAAGGAGCCTGAGCAGCCCCTGCTGGGGAGCGGCCTGGACTACAACCACCTGCTCCCAGAAATGACACTGCCTGAGGCAGGAGCCACAGCAAAAGCCAATTACAGGAAATCTGAGCATTAGAGGAGACTGGCCCTTTCTCTAAGGCGGCCTCAGGTAGGAAAAGGGCAGCCATTATAAGAGTCATCGTCAGGTTTGGAAATTGTATATTAAGCTCTTCACTGAAGTAcactgtgtctgtgtctgtctcaAGCTAAGCCATGCTCCTCAAACCCCCCAAAACAAGGAAAACGGAGAGAACAGTCACCAGATCCAAGAAGCACATGatcaatgttcattttttttttttcttttttgagcctgtcacccaggctggagtgcagtagcgcgatctcagctcactgcaagcgccgtctcccaggttcacaccattctcctgcctcagcctcccaagtagctgggactacaggcacccaccaccacagctggctaacttttttgtatttttagtagagacagggtttcactggttagtcaggatggtctcgatctcctggcctcgcaCACAGTCAGTGTTCTAATCACACTATTTCCAGGCCAAAGCCAAATGGTGACTCAGCTAACATGACACTCTTTATGGGGCTGGAGTGATGTGCAGACACCACGGGGGATGACTCTAGTTCTGATCTGTCCTGACTTCCTGGAAAGATGGGCACCAGATAAGGAGAAGGCTCATCCTCCAGAACAGAGGCAGCAGCTCCAGCAGCCCCGGGGGGCTCCAGCCACAGCCAGCAGCAGcggtttttcatttaaaaaattctaaggtttgtggcctctgcctcccagcctgagCAGAGCCTGGGTGAGCCTGGGAGAGGAAACCAGAGCTGAGCCGCAAGGGGGGGTGCTACAAGGAGGGAGCCCCAGCAGGAAGGGGCTGCAAGGTGCCCCCCATCTCCAACCCCCATGTCTGGAGCAGCCTGGGAGGAGGCCCGCCTGCATCTGCCAAGAGAAAGTCTGTCTGAAGTCATGGGCTTCTATCCCCTCTCCCACCACAGCCGTCCTAGGGCTAAAGGGTTAAAGAAGAGGAAGTTCAGGACTACAGCTGGGCCACAGCCTCATCTCAGAGCTTCCCAGGGGccagtccctcccctctcctgggGAACCTTGCTCTCACTACCAACATACTTTACACATCGTATCACTTGCTCCTCTGCCAAAGGCCGGGCCCACTTGTGCCACGTGTTATTCGGGCTGGAGGGACTCCTTGTTTGAATTCAGCAGCTATCGTGGCCTTTCCAGGCCTGTCCCTGAGGCCCCCCCAGTTTCCCCTGGCCTTGCCCCAGGCATCTGCTGCCGGGAGGGTGGGGCCTCCTCTCTCGCTTCTTTAAAGATCTGTGCTCTGCGACCAGGACTGACCACCCAAAGTCCTACCCAAAGCCTTCTGCACTGAAGGGGGCAACAGAGACAGGGGAGCTACACACAATGAACTGGTCTATAGCAGCAGAGAAAGGAGAAGCAGAGGAGGCGGAGACCTGACCCCAGAAAGCAGCACTCAAATAGATGCAGCTGCACCCATGTGCCCGCCTGCTGCCAGAGCCACTCTCTGGAGCCTGCAGTCCTAAAGACGCCTCAGCAGGGACAGACAAGAAGACACCCCGCGAACCCCCAGGGCCGGCCGGGCGCATCACTGGGAGCCGGGGCTGTCTCCCTCCGTCAGCGTCTTGAAGTCCATGGAGAGGGCCTGCTCTTCCGCCTGGGAAGGCCGCTTCCAGTCAGCCGGGGTCAAGATGTAGAGCACCGCCCCACCGAAGCAGGCCAGCAGCAGGCCCAGCACATTGGCCAGGACACCCTCGGGCTCAAACGCGCTATACTTGCCCCTGCAGGggtgagaggaagggagaagcTGCCCAAGGGGTCACAATTAGGCCAAATGCCCTTCGTATCCTGGGCCTTAAAGATGCCATGGGGATTCCAGCACCAGCCCCTGCCTCCCTACCCTGCCTGAAGAGAACAACCATCCCCCCGCCCCCAACCAGCAATCTCCAGCTATGgctcagagacagaaagagatgggtaatgtaaaaatcgaGATCAATATTCTAGCTCTAAGCAGTTGTCCTGCAGATCCTGCTGCGTGGTAGGAATAAATAGGGTGCCCATAGCCCAGAAGTTTATTTGAAAGGATGAAATCAAGAAAGCTAACCAAAGCCAAGCCCCATGCACCCAAATCTTAGCAAGCATAACTACAGCCACCAGTTGTGAGGCCACGAGAGGCAGCTCAGGAAGCCACAGCTAGGGAAGCCGAGGGCAGGGTGAGGTCTGTGCAAGGGTGGCCCAGACCCTGCCCTTTCCCACCCAGGACACTCACCCGAGGTTGAACAGCAGTGCCTCCTTCAGGCCCAGCAGGGCGGTGCCCACGGAAAGGAGGAAGATGCTAGCACCAAAGAAGATGTGCTGTGGGCGGTAGCGGCTCCGCAGGGAGAACGAAGCTCCGGGGAACAGGAAGAAGCTGAAGCCCACCAGCCACTAGGAGGAAGGGAGGCGGTTCCGGGACAGGGCAGCCGGACACCCCAGCAGCCCAGGTCGGCCCAGGCCCACACCCACGCGCCCACACGGCGACTGTGAGCCCCTCAGCCCTGCCTGgtttcctccctcctcagcacAGTGGTGGCAGGAGCACTAAGCGCTTAGGGACAAGGGACCGGTCCCCCAACGCTTGAGGCCTTGGCACACTTGGAAAGCTGGGCTTGTGGCCAAACGTGCTGAGTCAGCCATGGGGCGCCTGGGAGCTGGGCACCCTTGGCCGCCAATCCTAGCTTTGCACCCACACAGGCCTGGGAAGGCAGCTCTCTCACCTGCACGCACCCCAGAAATCAGGCCCTTCCATGAGGCACATTTCagcccacctcccctccccctcccacctccctggtAGGTGGCCCCAGGCCCAGGGTGCTGGAAGGACTCACCTGCACGAAGTACAGGACAAAGACAAGGATCCCACACCAGCTGTGTAGGCTGTACAGGTCAGCGTAGCCCTTCTTCCTGTGGTAGTCGAACactgccaccaagcctgggcCAGAGATAGGTCATATGAGGACAGGGTTGGACGTGGAAAAGGAAGGTGTAAGATGACCCAAGGGAACCAGCTAGCGGGACTTCTGGGCTTTAGTCCCAGCTCAAGGGCTGCCAGCACCTAGTGGCCCTGCAGGCGATGTTTGGGGTGGGGGCGGGCCCATCACGGCTCTGGGGAGGGAACAGAGCCGGTGAAGCGGCTGTTTGCCATACCTGAAGAGGCAGGCAGGGGGCGGGGAAGGTCGCGCCCAGGAACTCACCAACCAGGGCGATGACGAGCGCAAAGACGTGCAGCAGCCCGTGCAGGACCTTGGTGGTGCGTTTGGTTTCGTTCCTGAAGACACGGTAAACCAGCAGGGCTGTGGGAGGTGAGAGAGGGAACGTGAGTGCATCCGCATGCACGTGAGGCCTCCTGCAGGGAGCAGCAAGGAGGCACCTTGGTGGAGAGGTGATGGGAGCTGACGGCCTGTAACAGGAGCCTAGCTGCAGGAACCAGAGGAGAAAGCCAGGTTCCCTGGGAACCCTGGGCAGCTCCTGGCCTTCTCTGAGGGCACCTGGGGCTGTGTGCACCTtaacacccctcccccaccctccaaccTCCCCCAGCTGTGCACAaagagggcagggcaggaggctgCACCACAGTCCCAACCACCAGGACAGGCAGTGAAGGCAGCGCCTCTGCCCTTGTCCCCACCTAAAGGAGCTGCCGGGCCCAGTagacaccccaccccacccaccttcTTGTCAGGTGTCCTGCAAATTCCAGGCTGTGTTTGAGGTCCACTGTTGGTCACACTGAGGCAGCAAGCAGCCTCTGAGTTCACCTGTTAGCCACGTGGCTCCTCACACAGGCCCCTGCCTAAGCCTGGGCAGATGGTCCTACTCCTAGCAAGCAGGCCCCTGGCTCCCAAGCAGAACCTTGTGATCCCAGCCTGATCTCTGGCCTCCAGAAGAGGTGGGCAAAGCCAGGTCACGTGAGGAATGCCTCTTAGCTTTCTGCTGCTCAGGGGTGGCTGTCACCAGGACCACCTCTAGGAAGGTCAACCGGATGCAGATCCCGCTTCCTGGATCCCTGGCCTGGAGGCAGGTGGAGGCCAAGCACTGCCTTGCTCCTGCCCCAGGGGGAGGCGCTCTAGCTCTGCCAAGTCCAAGAACAACCACACACATGCGCACGCACGCATACAAACTCTCACATATGATTACTTTTTTCCCTCAATTCAAACCACCCTTGCAGCAGGGCCTGGCTCGGAGCCCCATTCCTTTCCCTCTGCTGCATGAAGTGCCCGCCTTGGATGCTGTGTGTGGAAACCAGGTGAAAATGCTGGGCCAGGCTGGAGAGGAGCGGCCACCCACCAACCTCAGAGCCTGGGTTTGGATTCCATCTCCCCAGGCTCTGAACCAGCTTCCGTCTCTGTCTTTTCTAGAATCTTAGATTTGTCCAACCAGAAGAGACCGCAGGGGTGACAAGACCCCTGCAAACTGCCTCTCAGGGACCCCCACAAGCCCGGGCAGAGAGGAGCGGCCCATGGGACTCACCATCTCCCTGCAGGAAGATCAGGCCTATGACCATGCAGAGGGGGTGCGCGTTGAACTGCAGGTCGCTCTCCCAGGCAATGCCGCCTCGGTACAGCCCGAGCCAAGCGCCGGTCATGGCCACCAAGGTCAGGCCCAGCAACTGGGAGAAGGCCACGAAGTAAGGCAGCGCTGCGGGGGTGGATGCCGCGGCCCCGCCCTCCATGCTGAGGCAAACGCTGCAAGAAAGAGCAGAGGTCAGAGGAGCAGCGCACAGCACCCTGAGATGCGCACAGAGCCCCTGAGATGCACACAGCCCCCGCAGATGCACACAGCCCCCCAAGATGTGCACAGGCCCCCCGAGATGTACACACCCCCCAAGATGCGCACAGCCGCCCCCGGAGATGAGCACGGTCCCCCCCGATACGCACAGCCCCCCCAATGAAATGCGCACAGCCGCCCCTGCTAGATGCACACAACACCCCCCCGGGTTGCACACAGCCCCCTCCAGATGCGCACAGCCACCCCCGCTAGATGGGCACAGCCCCCCCGGGATGCACACAGCACCCCCAGATGCGAGCAGCCCCCCTGAGATGCACATGTCCCCCCATATATGCGCACAGTGCCTAGAGACTGCGCCTGAGATGCGGCGCGGCTCCCCACATGGCGGCCCCGCCACCCTCCCCCGAGGCTCCCGC
The sequence above is drawn from the Symphalangus syndactylus isolate Jambi chromosome 20, NHGRI_mSymSyn1-v2.1_pri, whole genome shotgun sequence genome and encodes:
- the CYB561 gene encoding transmembrane ascorbate-dependent reductase CYB561 isoform X2, which codes for MEGGAAASTPAALPYFVAFSQLLGLTLVAMTGAWLGLYRGGIAWESDLQFNAHPLCMVIGLIFLQGDALLVYRVFRNETKRTTKVLHGLLHVFALVIALVGLVAVFDYHRKKGYADLYSLHSWCGILVFVLYFVQWLVGFSFFLFPGASFSLRSRYRPQHIFFGASIFLLSVGTALLGLKEALLFNLGGKYSAFEPEGVLANVLGLLLACFGGAVLYILTPADWKRPSQAEEQALSMDFKTLTEGDSPGSQ
- the CYB561 gene encoding transmembrane ascorbate-dependent reductase CYB561 isoform X1, producing the protein MKQKRKPGTGPLRSLEFGVSFLVPSPHMELLASCPGSRLSLWGGWAPPPSHSRDLRPLLQDDGVCLSMEGGAAASTPAALPYFVAFSQLLGLTLVAMTGAWLGLYRGGIAWESDLQFNAHPLCMVIGLIFLQGDALLVYRVFRNETKRTTKVLHGLLHVFALVIALVGLVAVFDYHRKKGYADLYSLHSWCGILVFVLYFVQWLVGFSFFLFPGASFSLRSRYRPQHIFFGASIFLLSVGTALLGLKEALLFNLGGKYSAFEPEGVLANVLGLLLACFGGAVLYILTPADWKRPSQAEEQALSMDFKTLTEGDSPGSQ